The following proteins are encoded in a genomic region of Enoplosus armatus isolate fEnoArm2 chromosome 11, fEnoArm2.hap1, whole genome shotgun sequence:
- the LOC139292504 gene encoding trace amine-associated receptor 13c-like — protein MAQSYGRNLPELQLLLLLSLMMETQDGAEFCFPQLLNISCKKPTLPWSEAVLLNILLPSICVLTVALNLLVIISVSHFRQLHTPTNILLLSLAVSDFLVGLVLMPGVIHLKTSCWFAGDLMCSLCNFVSYIITSASIGDMMLISADRYVAICDPLHYPTRITVRRTELSVCLCWFCSVLYSTFFLQNDLSRSDSHISCYGECVVVVDYITGVVDLVLTFIVPVTIIIVLYMRVFVVAVSQARAMRSHITAATLQRSVNPTRKSELKAARTLGVLVLVFLICFFPFYGVSLAGESLLNTPSEFFVTFLFYFNSCLNPLIYALFYPWFRKAVKVIVTLQILQPGSCEANIL, from the exons ATGGCACAGTCATATGGGCG AAATctgccagagctgcagcttctcctcctcctctctctcatgatGGAGACCCAGGACGGAGCGGAGTTCTGTTTTCCACAACTCCTCAACATCTCCTGCAAGAAGCCGACACTTCCTTGGTCTGAAGCTGTGCTCCTGAACATTCTGCTGCCCTCCATCTGTGTGCTCACTGTAGCTCTCAACCTGCTTGTCATCATCTCAGTCTCCCACTTCAG gcagctccacacccccaccaacatcctcctcctctctctggctgtctcagaCTTTCTCGTGGGCCTCGTGCTGATGCCGGGCGTGATCCACCTAAAAACATCCTGCTGGTTTGCTGGTGACCTCATGTGTTCTTTGTGTAATTTTGTATCATACATCATTACCTCTGCCTCAATAGGAGACATGATGCTAATATCAGCCGACCGCTATGTGGCTATTTGTGACCCTCTGCATTACCCCACCAGAATCACTGTGAGAAGAACTGaactctctgtttgtctgtgttggttctgttctgttttgtacAGCACTTTCTTTTTACAGAATGACCTGAGTCGATCAGACAGTCATATTTCCTGCTACGGAGAATGTGTGGTTGTCGTTGACTACATTACAGGAGTTGTTGACCTTGTTTTGACCTTTATTGTTCCAGTTACTATCATCATTGTTCTGTACATGAGAGtatttgttgtggctgtgtctcaggctcgtgCCATGCGCTCTCACATCACAGCTGCTACACTTCAGCGTTCAGTAAATCCAACAAGGAaatctgagctgaaagcagccaggactcttggtgttcttgtacttgtgtttctaatatgtttTTTCCCATTTTACGGTGTCTCTCTTGCAGGGGAAAGCTTGCTCAATACTCCATCTGAATTCTTTGTGACCTTTCTCTTCTATTTTAACTCTTGTCTAAACCCTTTGATCTATGCACTGTTTTACCCCTGGTTTAGAAAAGCAGTGAAAGTCATTGTCACTCTTCAGATACTGCAGCCTGGCTCCTGTGAGgccaacatactgtag
- the LOC139292590 gene encoding trace amine-associated receptor 13c-like yields MMETQDGAEFCFPQLLNISCKKPTLPWSEAVLLNILLPSICVLTAALNLLVIISVSHFRQLHTPTNILLLSLAVSDFLVGLLLMPGEILLKTSCWFHGDLMCSLYVYASYIITSASVGDMVLISVDRYVAICDPLHYPTRITVTRVKLCVCLCWFCSVLYSSPFLKEDLSQPDRHNSCFGECVVVVDHVAGAVDLVLTFFVPITIIIVLYMRVFAVAVSQARAMRSHITAVRLQHSVTLTTKSELKAARTLGVLVLVFLICFCPYYCVILAPDNVHNASSASYVLYFNSCLNPVIYALFYPWFRKAITQIVTFKILQPGSCESNILQRGYGVPFKIRPAH; encoded by the exons atgatGGAGACCCAGGACGGAGCAGAGTTCTGTTTTCCACAACTCCTCAACATCTCCTGCAAGAAGCCGACACTTCCTTGGTCTGAAGCTGTGCTCCTGAACATTCTTCTGCCCTCCATCTGTGTCCTCACTGCAGCTCTCAACCTGCTTGTCATCATCTCAGTCTCCCACTTCAG gcagctccacacccccaccaacatcctcctcctctctctggctgtctcgGACTTTCTCGTGGGCCTCCTGCTGATGCCGGGAGAAATCCTCCTCAAAACATCCTGCTGGTTTCATGGTGACCTCATGTGCtctttgtatgtgtatgcatcGTACATAATAACCTCTGCCTCAGTAGGAGACATGGTGCTCATATCAGTTGATCGCTACGTGGCTATTTGTGACCCTCTGCATTACCCCACCAGAATCACTGTGACAAGAGTTaaactctgtgtttgtctgtgttggttctgttctgttctctacAGCAGTCCCTTTTTAAAAGAAGACCTGAGTCAACCAGACAGACATAATTCCTGCTTCGGAGAATGTGTGGTTGTCGTTGACCatgttgcaggagctgttgaccttgttttgaccttttttgtTCCCATTACTATCATCATTGTTCTGTATATGAGAGTATTTGctgtggctgtgtctcaggctcgtgccatgcgctctcacatcacagctgtcagACTCCAGCATTCAGTGACTCTAACAACTAaatctgagctgaaagcagccaggactcttggtgttcttgtacttgtgtttctaatatgtttctGTCCATACTATTGTGTCATTCTTGCTCCTGACAACGTGCACAATGCTTCATCTGCATCTTATGTGCTCTATTTTAACTCCTGTCTAAACCCTGTGATCTACGCCTTGTTCTACCCCTGGTTTAGAAAAGCTATTACTCAAATTGTTACGTTCAAGATTCTGCAGCCTGGCTCCTGTGAGTCCAACATACTGCAGAGAGGCTATGGAGTCCCTTTTAAAATTAGACCTGCTCATTAA
- the LOC139292589 gene encoding trace amine-associated receptor 13c-like: MMETQDGAEFCFPQLLNISCKKPTLPWSEAVLLKIMLPFICVLTVALNLLVIISVSHFRQLHTPTNILLLSLAVSDFLVGLVLMPGVIHLKTSCWVAGDLMCSFSSVIAYTITCVSIGDMMLISADRYVAICDPLHYPTRITVRRIELSVCLCWFCSVLYSISFSKDYLSQSDRHISCLGECVLVVDYITGAFDLVLTFIVPVTIIIVLYMRVFVVAVSQARAMRSHITAATLQHSVNPTRKSELKAARTLGVLVLVFLICFCPYYCVTLAADSMLNPSFEFFAMYLFYFNSCLNPLIYALFYPWFRKAMKVIVTLQILQPGSCEANIL; the protein is encoded by the exons atgatGGAGACCCAGGACGGAGCGGAGTTCTGTTTTCCACAACTCCTCAACATCTCCTGCAAGAAGCCGACACTTCCCTGGTCTGAAGCTGTGCTCCTGAAGATTATGCTGCCCTTTATCTGTGTGCTCACTGTAGCTCTCAACCTGCTTGTCATCATCTCAGTCTCCCACTTCAG gcagctccacacccccaccaacatcctcctcctctctctggctgtgtcaGACTTTCTCGTGGGCCTCGTGCTGATGCCGGGCGTCATCCACCTAAAAACATCCTGCTGGGTTGCTGGTGACCTCATGTGTTCTTTCTCTAGTGTAATAGCATACACCATAACCTGTGTCTCAATAGGAGACATGATGCTCATATCAGCCGACCGCTATGTGGCTATTTGTGACCCTCTGCATTACCCCACCAGAATCACTGTGAGAAGAATTGaactctctgtttgtctgtgttggttctgttctgttttgtacAGCATTTCCTTTTCGAAGGATTACCTGAGTCAATCCGACAGACATATTTCCTGCCTCGGAGAATGTGTGCTTGTCGTTGACTACATTACAGGAGCTTTTGACCTTGTTTTGACCTTTATTGTTCCAGTTACTATCATCATTGTTCTGTACATGAGAGtatttgttgtggctgtgtctcaggctcgtgCCATGCGCTCTCACATCACAGCTGCTACACTTCAGCATTCAGTAAATCCAACAAGGAaatctgagctgaaagcagccaggactcttggtgttcttgtacttgtgtttctaatatgtttctGCCCATATTATTGTGTCACTCTTGCTGCTGACAGTATGCTCAATCCTTCATTTGAATTCTTTGCAATGTATCTGTTCTATTTTAACTCTTGTCTAAACCCTTTGATCTATGCACTCTTTTACCCCTGGTTTAGAAAAGCCATGAAAGTCATTGTCACTCTTCAGATACTGCAGCCTGGCTCCTGTGAGgccaacatactgtag
- the LOC139292810 gene encoding trace amine-associated receptor 13c-like gives MAQSYGRNLPELQLPSPPLLSLMMETQDGAEFCFPQLLNISCKKPTLPWSEAVLLNILLPSICVLTVALNLLVIISVSHFRQLHTPTNILLLSLAVSDFLVGLVLMPGVIHLKTSCWVAGDLMCSFSSVIAYTITCASIGDMMLISADRYVAICDPLHYPTRITVRRTELSVCLCWFWSFLYGILLSKDYLSQPDSHISCYGECVVVVDYITGAFDLVLTFIVPVTIIIVLYMRVFVVAVSQARAMRSHITAATLQRSVNPTRKSELKAARTLGVLVLVFLICFCPYYCVTLAADSMLNPSFEFFAMYLFYFNSCLNPLIYALFYPWFRKAMKVIVTLQILQPGSCEANIL, from the exons ATGGCACAGTCATATGGGCG AAATctgccagagctgcagcttccctccccccccctcctctctctcatgatGGAGACCCAGGACGGAGCGGAGTTCTGTTTTCCACAACTCCTCAACATCTCCTGCAAGAAGCCGACACTTCCTTGGTCTGAAGCTGTGCTCCTGAACATTCTGCTGCCCTCCATCTGTGTGCTCACTGTAGCTCTCAACCTGCTTGTCATCATCTCAGTCTCCCACTTCAG gcagctccacacccccaccaacatcctcctcctctctctggctgtgtcaGACTTTCTCGTGGGCCTCGTGCTGATGCCGGGCGTGATCCACCTAAAAACATCCTGCTGGGTTGCTGGTGACCTCATGTGTTCTTTCTCTAGTGTAATAGCATACACCATAACCTGTGCCTCAATAGGAGACATGATGCTCATATCAGCCGACCGCTATGTGGCTATTTGTGACCCTCTGCATTACCCCACCAGAATCACTGTGAGAAGAACTGaactctctgtttgtctgtgttggttcTGGTCTTTTTTGTACGGCATTCTCCTTTCAAAGGATTACCTGAGTCAACCAGACAGTCATATTTCCTGCTACGGAGAATGTGTGGTTGTCGTTGACTACATTACAGGAGCTTTTGACCTTGTTTTGACCTTTATTGTTCCAGTTACTATCATCATTGTTCTGTACATGAGAGtatttgttgtggctgtgtctcaggctcgtgCCATGCGCTCTCACATCACAGCTGCTACACTTCAGCGTTCAGTAAATCCAACAAGGAaatctgagctgaaagcagccaggactcttggtgttcttgtacttgtgtttctaatatgtttctGCCCATATTATTGTGTCACTCTTGCTGCTGACAGTATGCTCAATCCTTCATTTGAATTCTTTGCGATGTATCTGTTCTATTTTAACTCTTGTCTAAACCCTTTGATCTATGCACTCTTTTACCCCTGGTTTAGAAAAGCCATGAAAGTCATTGTCACTCTTCAGATACTGCAGCCTGGCTCCTGTGAggccaacatactgtag